The genomic stretch ATCGGCGCGTTTTTGAGTCAAGCCCCGTTGCTGGTTCTTGATGAGCCGACTAACCATCTGGATTCATCGGGACGGCAATGGCTGATGAATTCACTGGAGCGCTGGCACACCGGGTTGATCGTCGTCAGCCATGATCGGCAATTGCTCGACCGGATGCAGCGGATCGTCGAGTTGGGCGCGTCTGGGGCTATCGAATTCGGCGGTAATTACTCGGCATTCCGCGAGCATCAGCGAATTCATCAAGCAGCGGCCCAAGCGCGCCTTGACCAAGCCAGAAGCGAACGTCAGCGCGAGCGCCTTCGATTACGGCGTGAACATGACACGATACAGCGCCACGCCGCCAACTCGAGACGCAACGCCGAAACCGCCAACATTGCCAGTTTCGAATACGTGGCGATAAAGGGCGCCGCCCGGGAAATCATGGGGCATGTCCGTCTGGGACATCAGGCCCGCAAGTCCGCACTCGATGCCCAGGTGCGGGAGGCTTACGCCAAGGTGCAACCCGAGGACAGCGTGCTTATCAACTTGCCGGGGAGCGCGGTGCCGAACAACCGTCAGATTTGCACGCTGATTGACGCTCGGCTGCCATGGTTGCCGAACGATGCACTGACGAGCCGGCTGAATCTCACGATCCACGGCCCGATGCGGATCGCTGTCAGCGGCCCCAACGGTTGCGGGAAAACAACCCTGCTGAAGGTGCTCGCCGGGCAGCTTGCGCCTGTCGACGGGGTCGCCGCGACTCACGTGCCATTCGCGTTTCTTGATCAGCAATTGGCCCTACTGGACGATCACCGTTCCATCACCGAACAGCTGATGATGCAGGGGGCTGCGCTGACCGAGAGCACCCTGCGCAGCTATCTCGCCCACTTGCAACTGGATGCGAGCCGCGCCACGGGATGTTGCGCCTCATTGAGCGGTGGCGAACGCCTGAAAGCCGCACTGGCGCTGGCATTGTGGAGAGCGGACCCCGCGCAACTGTTGTTGCTGGACGAGCCGACCAATCATCTGGATCTGCCCTCGGTGGAAGCTTTCGAACAGGCCTTGCAGACATTTCCGGGAGCTATAGTCGCGGTTTCACACGACCGGAATTTCCTCAAGGCATTGAATCCGACTCACCATCTGAACTGGCACCGCTCTGGCTGGGTACTTCAACCGACGAACTGACCTGCCTATTTTTTGCACGATTTGTCAGGCCTTCTATAGTTGATCTGACACGAATCAACTGCGGTGACGCCATGGAAGACATATTCGTCGTGAAGCGTTGCAACAAGATCATCATTCACGGTCGCCGCGCTGGAGAAAGTCTCCATGAACCCGCCGAAGCCACCGGTTGGTACCGCATCAGTGACACGCGTACCGGCGGCTTCATCGGGGATGGCTACGATCTGGAAGAGGACGCCCGGCGAGAATGCCTGCGACTCAACGCCGCCAGCTCGCGGGTGACTGTCAGTGAGTCTTCCGGCTGATAGCTGTCATTTACGGGTCTATACTCAAACCAGCTGAAGGAGCAGCGCCCCAACGGCAGAGAGCTCGCGCTTCGCGGGCTTTTTGCTGCCTCAGAGCGGTTTCCTGAACGGAGGTGTTCCATGTCCGAAAGAGAGTCCATCACCACTCTCCTCACCTTGCTCGATGCCCGGGAGGCGCGCCTCGCTGCGGCCTGCAAAGAGATCGCCGACTGGGTCGATCATCAAGGCGGGCACCCGACCGCCCTGCGCATTCGCGATCGTTTGAACGACATCGAAAAGGATGCTCCGCTGATTCGCAGCACCCTGTCGTCGCTCAAACCTGTCGACCGGCCGCTGCCACGCTTCAGGTGACCCGCTGATTGGCGCAATGCTGCAAAAAAGAACGTCCTTGGTGGTGAGAGGTCAAACCCTCTACACGTCACCAAGGAGGCGTCTCATGGTCATTCACTTCAAAGTCGACGGGCATCTGGCCTGTGGTCACAAGGGTAACAACCTCTCCTCCAGCAACGAACTCAACCGAGTGAAGTGCCGCAGCTGTCGCAATACCGACGCGTACAAGGATGCGCGCAAAGATCAGCGCAATGCAGCTCGGCGCGCCGCTCGTCACTCCAGCGCTGCGCATACGGCGTCCGACTGGCGCTCGGAGTGGATCGAGCGCTTGACCGCGATGGCCGGACTACAGCGCTTGCCTAGAGGGTTTACCGGGCAAGCATTCGTCTGAACAAAAAATGGGCCGATTGAATCGGCCCATTTTGCGGTTCGCTAAACGCCCTTGCGACCCAAGCCCCGACATGGAGCAACCCGGCTCACTTCGTTTCTTTCACCTGGCAAACCCCATTGGCCTTGTTCTTGCCGGTGTATGAAACATCAGGTGAGCCGTCGGGCATGATCGTCAACGAGATGGTCACCCCGCTGCCTTTGGCTTCAAAGGCGTTATCGTTGAATTTCTTCAATTTCCCCTCTTTACCGTTGATATAGATCGGGCCGCCCTTGTCAGCATGGACCTCGATATTTCCAGGGCATGTTGCATTCAGTAACGGGATGCCGGCTTGAGCAACGGCGTAAGGCATCAGCAAAACACTCAGCAGCAGTCGCTTCATCATCATTGTCCTGTGTAGGGTTGAGCCAGAAAGAAACACTAGCTCACTTCGTTCGCAATCACTGAATAGTA from Pseudomonas allokribbensis encodes the following:
- a CDS encoding ABC-F family ATP-binding cassette domain-containing protein, coding for MTHVSRTPALVSLNQLGFQFANGEMIFDALNLKFDHTPTAIVGRNGVGKSVLARLIAGQWQPTTGSVTRAVTTTYVAQTCVAAPGETVAETTGSASILQALERMNRGCGSVEDFDLIGEQWDLAERLRRLLDDAGLAEVAFTDLTEQLSGGQQARVALIGAFLSQAPLLVLDEPTNHLDSSGRQWLMNSLERWHTGLIVVSHDRQLLDRMQRIVELGASGAIEFGGNYSAFREHQRIHQAAAQARLDQARSERQRERLRLRREHDTIQRHAANSRRNAETANIASFEYVAIKGAAREIMGHVRLGHQARKSALDAQVREAYAKVQPEDSVLINLPGSAVPNNRQICTLIDARLPWLPNDALTSRLNLTIHGPMRIAVSGPNGCGKTTLLKVLAGQLAPVDGVAATHVPFAFLDQQLALLDDHRSITEQLMMQGAALTESTLRSYLAHLQLDASRATGCCASLSGGERLKAALALALWRADPAQLLLLDEPTNHLDLPSVEAFEQALQTFPGAIVAVSHDRNFLKALNPTHHLNWHRSGWVLQPTN